Proteins encoded together in one Penicillium digitatum chromosome 1, complete sequence window:
- a CDS encoding Major facilitator superfamily domain, general substrate transporter yields MICGYHIWEQHRTSTGVFLMSELKRKGGRLSLLGLFKEIFNWYPTSYPAEERKLLFKLDLSILIFACLCFFVKYLDQTNISNAYVSGLKEDFGLHGNELNYFNVCYFTSYVLFQIPGLLLMSRPKLARWLLPSLEVLWGICTFAQSRVTNVHQLYALRFLVGMLEAPVFAGTHFILGSWYTGPELFKRAGTWFICNPLGTMVSGYLQAAAYTNLSGVGGMPGWRWLFIIDGIFTIPVALIGFFIFPGIPGSPRPFYMTDRDVVLAKERTVRAKIRQPGKMSLDVFKRTLKRWHIWVFISCYACMIICSYPSSYMSLWLKKEGYSVTQINQLPTVTYAVNIVASWLGTTLAAIYPEWIIYTIASACCLFSTLCMIIWNIPTGLKFVAWYVFGAAGCLSPILYSTINVIVRDDAEERALIMGSMMTFGYSFNIWVPLLAYPTAGPDGAPRWRKGWPISFVFFFLLWAGFMASIYIWRREQKKESLGSPQESIDEESDTVIVDGAPALKN; encoded by the exons ATGATTTGTGGCTACCACATTTGGGAGCAGCATCGGACATCTACTGGGGTCTTTCTCATGTCTGAGCTAAAGCGTAAAGGCGGGAGATTGTCTCTGTTGGGACTATTCAAAGAAATCTTCAACTGGTATCCAACTTCTTATCCTGCAGAGGAGAGAAA ATTACTATTCAAACTGGACTTATCAATTCTGATCTTCGCCTGTCTTTGCT TCTTTGTCAAATATCTGG ATCAGACCAACATCAGTAATGCATATGTTAGTGGGCTGAAGGAAGACTTCGGCCTGCACGGCAATGAGCTCAACTACTTCAATGTCTGCTACTTCACATCATACGTCCTGTTTCAAATCCCTGGACTACTGCTCATGTCACGCCCAAAGTT GGCTCGCTGGTTGTTACCCTCCCTCGAAGTCCTTTGGGGGATCTGCACATTTGCTCAGAGTCGTGTCACAAATGTACACCAACTATACGCCCTTCGTTTCTTGGTGGGAATGCTAGAAGCACCCGTCTTCGCTGGCACCCATTTTATTCTTG GTTCATGGTACACAGGTCCCGAACTATTCAAACGAGCCGGAACATGGTTCATCTGCAACCCGCTCGGTACGATGGTTAGTGGATACCTTCAGGCAGCTGCTTATACCAACCTTTCTGGTGTCGGTGGTATGCCAGGGTGGAGGTGGCTGTTCATTATCGATGGAATCTTTACCATCCCCGTGGCCTTGATCGGCTTCTTTATTTTCCCCGGTATTCCTGGATCACCCAGACCATTCTACATGACAGATCGTGACGTTGTGTTGGCCAAGGAGAGAACTGTCAGGGCAAAGATTCGCCAGCCTGGCAAGATGAGTCTTGACGTCTTCAAGAGGACTTTGAAGAGATGGCACATCTGGGTCTTTATCTCTTGCTACGC ATGCATGATCATATGTTCATATCCTAGCAGTTATATGAGCTTGTGGCTTAAAAAAGAGGGATATTCCGTGACTCAAATCAACCAGCTGCCGACTGTCACTTATGCGGTTAATATCGTGGCCTCCTGGCTAGGAACGACTTTGGCGGCAATTTATCCCGAATGGATCATATATACCATTGCGTCAGCATGCTGCCTATTTTCGACACTGTGCATGATTATATGGAATATCCCGACAGGGCTGAA ATTCGTTGCCTGGTATgtcttcggagcagctggaTGCTTGAGTCCAATCCTCTACTCTACCATCAATGTCATCGTGAGAGACGATGCCGAGGAGCGCGCTCTCATTATG GGTTCCATGATGACATTTGGCTATTCGTTCAATATCTGGGTTCCTTTGCTGGCATACCCAACTGCCGGCCCTGACGGTGCACCGAGATGGCGAAAGGGATGGCCAATATcatttgtctttttcttcttacTATGGGCCGGCTTTATGGCCTCTATTTACATATGGCGAAG GGAACAAAAGAAGGAATCCTTAGGATCACCTCAGGAAAGTATTGATGAGG